The Fusarium poae strain DAOMC 252244 chromosome 2, whole genome shotgun sequence nucleotide sequence TCTCAGTTTAAGCATATCTTGTCCTTTGCCATACACAGAAGTACGTCGATATCGGCCTTTTACACTTTTGTAACCCTCATCATGAACGAGGCTACAATTGAACAATTCAATTGAATACAAAGTAGGTAATACGTAGAATCACTGTTCATCACAAGGCTGCTCGGGTCGATCACGGAGCTTATTTTCGACTTGACGATCAGCACGCACTGGCGTTGAGCCCTGTGGCCTCGCTGAACACGATGCTCTGTGGTATAGAATCGATACAGGAAGGCTTATATCCATATCATTTAGGTTTATCTGGTCTTGTTTCTTTAATAAGAGATATTTGATGCTTTCCAAATACAGGACTTTTGGTtgtatattactattactataaatattgTTTCTATTTCCTTTAACACCACGCATACGCCTAGTACCGCAACCCAACCAGTATTCAATTCCATAAATAAACCATTAACTGTCCAGATCCCGTATGCCCCTCATACTCTGGTAACTGAAGCTATTTCTAGCATCGAGTTCAAAATTCTTGACTGATGGAGGCCTCTGGCCCGTTTCTTCGTGCTTTTCCAGATACTCCTTCAGACCTCCATAGAAGTTCTTCAAGCACAACATGCCAAAGATGGCTGTCGCGAGAAGAAACACAGCAGCCATGAGAGCATAGCAAGTCATGATATCACCTGTGGCTCCATAATTGTCCCAGTGGGTCTGCATCCGGacaatgttgaagatgaaatAAGAGATACTGgcgaggaagatgacgatCGAGGCCACCATGCCTATGCGGTTTTCCGTCTTGCTGAATATTATAGATAGCATGGTGATGATAACAGCAACTCCAAGAAGAACCATGCGAATGATGAATTCGGTTCCCATGCCTCGAAGTTGGGTGACGCCGTAGATGACTTCGTAGCagataataaagtaaataactACTTTGGCAAACATGACGAAGATCTAGACATGTTAGCTTGGAATTGACAGTACAAGACGAGATCTGCCTACCAGGTGAATCATTCGAATCCTTCTTAACCTAGCATCTGCACCAACATTTCGATACGCTTGCCAATCGAAGTGTTGTTTAAGGTACCAAACGGTGATAATAAGAAAGAGGGTGCAGACTCCTACGACAAACGGCATGGCGAACAAAATACCGCCAATATCTTCCCAAATAGGCTTATCTAGGTGAACCAAAGATTCACCGTTCATATCAGTAGAGCCTGAGAGTGATTCGATACTCTCCCTGATTTGCTTGCGCTGGTAGACGGCCAGAGGCAGGAAACCAGCGTTGAGCAGGCAGGCAAGCATGGCCTGAGCTGTACTCTTGAGACGAATTGCATCGATCATGAAAATGAGCTGGAATACAAAGCCAAAAATGAAGATGGCTAAATTGGCTGGGATTGTGTATCCTCTTGGGACTTGCAACACAGTTGGCTTGAGGTACTCATTCCAATTGATGACAACAATTCTGGACAATGTCAGTGATGGAACAAACAAAAACAGCGGTAAGATTACAAACCCCTGAAGAATTGACACCGTCACGCCTTGCAAGAGGCCGATAGCGAGGAAAGACACGACGGACGGGGCGTGTTGCAccttgttggtgatgtttgATACTGTGTCTGCAGCCATTATGTCTGTATGCTATATCGTCTCCTCATACATCAAATtaattgatgttgatgggtTTCAGAATAAACAACAAAAAGAATTGCCCGATTCTTATCAAATACCGCCACTAGTGCCAAGAGCATCACCATTGCCGTATGTAACTAGCAAGGGTTCGTGGAGAATATTGGGTCTTGACCCGCTAAGGACTCGTATTCCTCTAGCCTTGCTGTCAATTGTCGGTCATAATATTCTGGAAATGACCCAGAAGTTGGTTAGACAAGACCGGCAACTCCGAGAGTTGTGTTATTAGAACTATCGTTTTGCTATACTGCCAATTGTTGATAGACTATCGTCTAGTACTCTTTTGTCTCTCACAAACCCTGGCCGTTGTCAAACATTAGTTGTAGAGGCGAGAGGGTTTCAGAGGTGTTGAAGATTATGCGGGCATGGGTCCTGGTCAGGAACAGACACTAAGTTGGTGATCCCCTTTTTGACGACTCTGCACAGACTAATATCCCTGTCTGTTATTATCCACAAAACGAATCACATCTTCCACTAAAAATGTCAACAACAGAATCAAGGCGAGCATTTGACAGTTGCCGTGCCCTGTTCTTCATAATCATTCTGTCATTACCAAGTGCCGAAGCTGAGAGCCCAACTTCTGAGGCGAAGAGAAAACTCAAAAAGCTCCGACTTCACGATCCTGATGGAGTTCGGACGAGACGCTAGCTAGCATGATCCTCTGAAGATCAGCTCGCTTGGAAAACTAGTGGAAGTAATAACAGACACGCTTCACTATCTACTTTATTCCATCGAGAATTGAAGTAGATTCGCATTGGTCAATTGGGCATCATTTAGTCTAAACATTCTCGTTCATCAACGTGGTAGTTGATCGAGATATTCTATTATGGAACTATGATAAACCACCAAACAACTATTACCAAGCTATTCTAGCCAAGAAAGACTTTGGATACTTTCTCACAAAGAACTTTCTAATCTCATCCACCACCAAAATACCCAATCCAAGAGGGATAGGAATGAGCCAAAACTCAATCGGCACAGACTCTGTATCAAACAAGTTCTGGATACCAGGTACTTCGGTAACAAATATGGCAATACACAAACTGATAAGCATGCTGAGAATCAACCAAGGGTTGCGATGAGCCTTGCTCAAAGGACTAGCTTGGAAAATACTCAAGCGGCGGTTTCGCACAGCAAGGATGTTACCCCATTGAAGGAACACAAGTGTAACAAAGTAAACACACTGGCCAGTGTTGTTGAATTTGATGAGCTCATCCTTGGTGTAACCGTGATATCCCTCTGAGTATCCTTCAAAGAGGAAAAAGAGCTCTGATACGGGCAACTTGGCGTACTTCCACATGTAGAGGAAAAACATGGAGTGAGCAGTGATGGTCTCCATGAAACCGGTAAACAGATAGGCTTGTGTGTAaatcttggtgttgatgagatgatcGCGCTTGTGATTGCGAGGAGGAAGGGAGAGAAGGTCGAattcctccttctccatgATGAGTGAAAGACTGAGGAAAAGATCGGTAAAAACACAAATGATGATCATGAGGAAAGCGCTGAGTGGGAGAGGAACACCGAAGAAGACGTTGAGAATGACGGGCCAGATCTCGGACCAACTACCGGCGGGAAGAAGGTAGGAGATGACCTTTTGGAGGTTCTGGAAGACGAGACGACCAAGGCGCATGGCGTCGACGATGGAGTCAAACCGATCGAGGAGGACGAGATCAGATGCTTCAATGGCGACGTCACTTCCAGTAACGATAGCGACACCGACATCAGCAGCTCGAAGGGCGGGGGCATCGTTGACACCATCACCAGTGACAGCGACAACGTTGTCGCGCTCACGTAGCTCAGTGACAATACGAAGCTTCTGTTCAGGCGTGGTACGAGCAAAGACAATCTCCTCATAGGCACAGACGACATCCCAATCCTCTTGACTAAGTCTGCTAAGGTTGGCACCCTCAAGCAAGAGACTTCGCTTGATGATCTCAGCGCGGTCACCTTTTTTTggcttcttctgcttcttttcCTCGTTGCTTGAAGGAGTGCCAGGGTAGAGAGAGTCAATAGTGTCAGGGTCCTGCTGGCATGAGAAAATACCAGTGTTGCGGGCGATTGCAGCGGCGGTCAGGGCGTAGTCACCGGTAACCATGAAGAAACGAGTTCCAGCGCGTCGACATTGCTCAACTGTGGCTGGAATCTCAGGGCGGTGAGGATCGATGATGCCGAGCATACCGACGATGGTGAGGTCTTGAATGGCAGAGTGTGTGATTTCGTCACTGAAACTGTTGGTACCGGCGACAGCGCGAGGGGTGATGAACTTTTCACAAAGCACGATGACACGTTCAGCACGGCGAGAAGCTTCATCTTGGATCTGCTGGAACTTGATGCGTGCGTCGCGTGTAAGAGTGACGACAGAGTTGGACTCGGCTGACCAGTACTTGGTACATCCAGCGAGGAGGATATCGGGAGCACCCTTGATGATTACCCGGTAAGCACCCCTCTCATTGTCGGACTGGAAGACGGTCAACATCCATTTGTTCTTGGAGTTGAAGGGAACCTCAAAGACACGAGGCATAGTCTTTCGGAGGCCATCTCCAGTGGGTCCAGATGCGGCGAAGCGGAAAACGGCGCTGTCTGTGGCGTTACCCATGACGGATCGCTCCTGGATGGGAAGATGGACGGTTGTGGGATCGAAGGATGCATCGTTGCAGAGGAGAGCAGCGCGCTGTAAAGCCATGGAAGGTTCATCGGCCTCCTTGCTGTTGACAAGATACTCAAACTCATCTGAAGACTCAAACTTCTTATCGACAAAGGCAACAGAGCTGACAAACATCTGGTTCTGAGTGAGAGTACCGGTCTTGTCAGAGCAGATGACGTTGACACAGCCCAATGTCTCAACAGTTGATAGACCCTTGGGCAAGACATTGACAGCCTTCATGCGACGAGCCACCATCATGAGTGTCAATGCAACAGCCACAGGCATACCCTCAGGGATGAAAGCGACGACGCAAGCCATGACGTTGACAAGCATTGCTGGAACACTCATGTAGTCTGGGTGATCAACGCGAAGCCAACCAACCCAAGTGAGTAGAATGGCAAGTGCAAGGACAATAGTCATGCAAACAATGATGGTGACGAAGCGGGTGATTTCTTTCTGAATCAGAGCTGCAGAGTCCTTGACGCCAGAGGTAGAAGTCGCGATGCGTCCCATGACAGTTCGGCCACCGGTGAGGATAACGACACCGACACCGTTGCCGTTCATGACAGTAGTTCCCATGAAAGCAATGTTGCGACTCTCAAGGAAGTTGGCATCAGTTGCATCAACAGCACCCTCAATCTCATCAGACTCTCCAGTCAGGACAGAACGGTCGAAGCGGATGTCTCCGGAGTGGCTGATGATGCGGAGATCAGCTGGGACCTTGTCGCCGACTTGAAGATGGATGACATCGCCGGCGACAAGATTAATTGTTGCCAAACTCTTGAGTTCACCGTCACGCTTGACCATTGCGAATGAAGGCAAAAGGTCAAGAATAGAGTTCATAGTCTTGGCGGTAGACCAATCTTGAAAGGCGGAGAAGCCAGCTTGGAGAAAGATGACAATAAGGATTAGAACGGCGAGAGATAGGTTTTGGTTCGAGGGTGGGTTGCTGAGCGGCTGCCAGcagagaaagaagatgatggctCCAACCCAAAGAACGGAACAAAAGCCACCAAAGATGTATTTGAGAGTGCGCTTGATGTAATTCGTCTTGGGATGAGGCAGGGTATTCTTTCCATCGCGTTCAAGCCTCGTCGCAGCCGCACTCTCGGAAAGACCAGAGTCAGCGCTGACGTTGAGCTGCTGACACAACTGCTCAGCCTGAAGTTCATGGTACTGAAGCTTTGAGAAATAATCCTCATCAGTCTTTGGTTTGAGACCTTTGGAGTCTTCGGTGTCGGGCTCGACTTGTTTGGCTTCGGTGACTTGGATGGATAGAGTGCGGTACTCGATTTGGTAGCCTGAGTAGGGGGAGGCAGGGTGGATACGGCTTCGAGAGCTGGAGTGCGAGCGACGACGAGAGAGGGAACGGGAGCGAGTACGGCCGAGACGGTTTGCTTCGGGGTCTTGACGGCCGCGATCAGGACCGTCTTGGAAGGTGATGCGGTGATTATGAGCGGTTTCAGGATCGAATTCCTTTGTACCGTGGATGATGTCTGGGTCTGCCATTGTGATGATTGTCTTTTTGCAAAAGAGCTTGAGAAGGGGAGAAGGgtagaggagaggagagagtGTGTAAGAGTGGGTGAGAGAGTTACTGAGTGTAGTAATTCAAGTGATATTAATACAAAACAGTAGCAAAGTCTAGACAATTCCAAAAGACTTTACTTCTTTCATTATAATTAGAGGAGGCCTCTTCGGCTGTTCCTATTCAGTATGGTTTGTCTCCCCGGCTGGATAAATGCCTCATGCATTGGACGATTACCGTTATGAAACACGTTGTAGAGGTAAGTGAAGCTATACAAGATGTGTACCAAGACCGCCAGCGAGAAAGTCGTGTGGTTGAAGGTAGGGGCGAGTATGCGACTACATGTGCCTCTAGCTGTTCCAGTTAGTTAGTCTGGCAGCCAGCCAGCGAGCTTACGCGCAGGGCTGCGCTGAGGGGGAAGGAAATGAGAGAATGGGTAAACTAACCGTTTATGGGCACAAGCCAGTTTCGATTTGTGATATCACCGCTTTTCGACTCAGCCCCTTTGTATCaatgaggagaagaagggtgAGAAGCTCCACCAGATGTAGTGCAGGTTCCAGTCAAGTATTTAGCTCATAATGTTTGCATGATGTTTGACTTGGGTTGACAAGagttaaaaaaaaacaaggctTGTCTGACATGGAACAAGCCCAGTCCAGTTGGATCTATGGCTAACCAGATTTGACACAACGGCGAAAGGGAACTTTTGGAAAGGTGTCCAGTTTTTTACCAACAGCACATATTTTAACGGTTACGAGTTACGTTACCAGAACCCAGATTCTCGGATTTGGTTCCAGTGGCAAGGGTTAGTCAACGGGGCGAAAGAGAGAGCGAGAGAGCGAGAGAGCGAGAGAGAGAAAATAAGGCACAGAAAATAAGGTGCTTAAATTAAGCATTTTGGACGTGGGTGTAGCCGTCTTGGCATGGCCATAgcttcttggtcttgtttCTCACCCCCTTGACACTTTCTTTGTGGGATCGGGA carries:
- a CDS encoding hypothetical protein (TransMembrane:10 (i163-183o195-214i357-380o392-415i856-878o884-905i935-956o995-1011i1032-1054o1066-1083i)), whose product is MADPDIIHGTKEFDPETAHNHRITFQDGPDRGRQDPEANRLGRTRSRSLSRRRSHSSSRSRIHPASPYSGYQIEYRTLSIQVTEAKQVEPDTEDSKGLKPKTDEDYFSKLQYHELQAEQLCQQLNVSADSGLSESAAATRLERDGKNTLPHPKTNYIKRTLKYIFGGFCSVLWVGAIIFFLCWQPLSNPPSNQNLSLAVLILIVIFLQAGFSAFQDWSTAKTMNSILDLLPSFAMVKRDGELKSLATINLVAGDVIHLQVGDKVPADLRIISHSGDIRFDRSVLTGESDEIEGAVDATDANFLESRNIAFMGTTVMNGNGVGVVILTGGRTVMGRIATSTSGVKDSAALIQKEITRFVTIIVCMTIVLALAILLTWVGWLRVDHPDYMSVPAMLVNVMACVVAFIPEGMPVAVALTLMMVARRMKAVNVLPKGLSTVETLGCVNVICSDKTGTLTQNQMFVSSVAFVDKKFESSDEFEYLVNSKEADEPSMALQRAALLCNDASFDPTTVHLPIQERSVMGNATDSAVFRFAASGPTGDGLRKTMPRVFEVPFNSKNKWMLTVFQSDNERGAYRVIIKGAPDILLAGCTKYWSAESNSVVTLTRDARIKFQQIQDEASRRAERVIVLCEKFITPRAVAGTNSFSDEITHSAIQDLTIVGMLGIIDPHRPEIPATVEQCRRAGTRFFMVTGDYALTAAAIARNTGIFSCQQDPDTIDSLYPGTPSSNEEKKQKKPKKGDRAEIIKRSLLLEGANLSRLSQEDWDVVCAYEEIVFARTTPEQKLRIVTELRERDNVVAVTGDGVNDAPALRAADVGVAIVTGSDVAIEASDLVLLDRFDSIVDAMRLGRLVFQNLQKVISYLLPAGSWSEIWPVILNVFFGVPLPLSAFLMIIICVFTDLFLSLSLIMEKEEFDLLSLPPRNHKRDHLINTKIYTQAYLFTGFMETITAHSMFFLYMWKYAKLPVSELFFLFEGYSEGYHGYTKDELIKFNNTGQCVYFVTLVFLQWGNILAVRNRRLSIFQASPLSKAHRNPWLILSMLISLCIAIFVTEVPGIQNLFDTESVPIEFWLIPIPLGLGILVVDEIRKFFVRKYPKSFLARIAW
- a CDS encoding hypothetical protein (TransMembrane:8 (i20-41o61-79i91-108o141-166i187-212o224-244i251-271o291-310i)), producing MAADTVSNITNKVQHAPSVVSFLAIGLLQGVTVSILQGIVVINWNEYLKPTVLQVPRGYTIPANLAIFIFGFVFQLIFMIDAIRLKSTAQAMLACLLNAGFLPLAVYQRKQIRESIESLSGSTDMNGESLVHLDKPIWEDIGGILFAMPFVVGVCTLFLIITVWYLKQHFDWQAYRNVGADARLRRIRMIHLIFVMFAKVVIYFIICYEVIYGVTQLRGMGTEFIIRMVLLGVAVIITMLSIIFSKTENRIGMVASIVIFLASISYFIFNIVRMQTHWDNYGATGDIMTCYALMAAVFLLATAIFGMLCLKNFYGGLKEYLEKHEETGQRPPSVKNFELDARNSFSYQSMRGIRDLDS